From [Clostridium] symbiosum, a single genomic window includes:
- a CDS encoding molybdopterin cofactor-binding domain-containing protein: MDIGCKKDLKNAIRRIESVSKVTGSAQYHDDLEMQGMAYGGIIRSPYPHAIVKSIDIKEAKAIPGVLGILCPQDVPQIKFNCTGFLPSDALIKDEEILTMHPRHEGDRIAAVVAQSYEICKKAMDAVKIEYEVLPAIMTIEEAMKEDAPLVNPDVYDTNCFYHKIGERGDLEEGFAQSDYVFEGTYHTPIQHPIPMEPISCIAHWTRDNKLKVWANSQTPYQDRRILAEQFGLQECDVILHRAMIGGGFGQREELHNQDVAAALSHLIYRPVKIVNERNDEMISTATRHASFSKVKMGVSKDGQLIAYHHIMYTNAGAYCTHTPLVTGAPDRKCPYHMPNFRFDGIGVLTNGPVSGAFRGYGNPQVSFARESMINDICRKMGWDPVKFRYDNVCKPGEKMHSNITPLSTFPADQCFENGIRICREIDEKEGLRDDEEVKEAWGMNLISHTSAVSSLEALSSSCIICNPDGTVNLMTGTIDLGQGAETAMVQIAADKLGIDVKDVTHAELDTTTSPYNYGSFSSGQAFLTGNAVAFACEDIIRKIRVQLASFYKIAEAEVQYRDKKFQIVQRGKMLGFKEAVKVVADRCRGTFIMGSAVADMVDAPPPFALCWAKTAFYKKENAIKVTHIVESVDIGRMINPMIVKGQLEGAIQMGVGYALMEDLEVDRLTKKVISADLLNYRNPLILDMPEIHLFVADSYEPFSANGAKSVGELGIIPVAGAICDAVSQISGREITKFPLSHEFFIKNSRYDEFFEGGME; encoded by the coding sequence ATGGACATTGGCTGTAAAAAGGATTTAAAAAATGCGATCCGCCGTATAGAATCTGTTTCCAAAGTCACGGGGAGCGCACAGTATCATGATGATTTAGAAATGCAGGGAATGGCATATGGGGGAATTATCCGCAGCCCATATCCTCATGCAATCGTAAAATCGATCGATATAAAAGAAGCAAAAGCGATCCCGGGGGTGTTGGGAATACTTTGTCCCCAGGATGTACCACAGATTAAGTTTAACTGCACCGGCTTTTTACCTTCGGATGCATTGATCAAAGATGAGGAGATTTTGACGATGCATCCCAGACATGAGGGGGATCGAATCGCAGCAGTGGTTGCTCAGTCTTATGAAATCTGTAAAAAGGCGATGGATGCTGTCAAAATTGAATATGAGGTTCTGCCAGCCATTATGACAATTGAAGAAGCGATGAAGGAAGACGCTCCTCTGGTAAATCCTGATGTTTATGACACGAACTGTTTTTATCACAAGATTGGTGAAAGAGGCGATTTAGAGGAAGGATTTGCCCAGAGTGATTATGTTTTTGAAGGCACTTACCATACTCCAATCCAGCACCCGATCCCAATGGAACCCATATCATGTATCGCGCACTGGACACGTGACAACAAGCTGAAAGTCTGGGCTAATTCACAGACACCTTACCAGGACAGAAGAATTTTAGCAGAACAGTTTGGACTTCAGGAATGCGACGTGATTTTGCATCGGGCCATGATCGGCGGAGGTTTCGGACAGAGAGAAGAATTGCACAATCAGGACGTAGCGGCAGCTTTATCACATTTAATCTACCGCCCTGTAAAGATTGTAAATGAACGAAATGACGAAATGATCTCGACGGCCACGCGCCATGCTTCATTTTCAAAAGTGAAAATGGGAGTCAGCAAAGACGGACAGTTAATTGCCTACCATCATATTATGTACACGAATGCAGGGGCTTATTGTACACATACTCCACTTGTAACGGGGGCTCCGGACCGTAAATGTCCTTATCACATGCCTAATTTCCGTTTTGATGGAATTGGTGTATTGACGAATGGTCCCGTTTCAGGAGCTTTCCGCGGATATGGGAATCCGCAGGTGAGTTTCGCCAGAGAGTCCATGATCAATGATATTTGCCGGAAAATGGGATGGGATCCAGTTAAATTCCGATATGATAACGTATGCAAGCCAGGAGAAAAAATGCATTCCAATATCACGCCTCTGAGCACATTTCCTGCAGATCAGTGCTTTGAGAACGGCATTCGGATTTGCCGCGAAATTGATGAGAAGGAAGGCCTGCGGGATGATGAAGAGGTAAAAGAGGCATGGGGCATGAACCTAATCAGCCATACAAGTGCGGTATCATCCCTGGAAGCGTTGAGCAGTTCCTGTATTATCTGCAATCCTGACGGCACGGTTAACCTTATGACGGGCACAATTGACCTGGGGCAGGGGGCGGAAACCGCTATGGTGCAGATTGCAGCCGATAAGCTTGGAATTGACGTGAAGGACGTTACCCATGCAGAGCTTGATACGACCACCAGCCCATACAACTACGGTAGTTTTTCAAGTGGACAGGCATTTTTAACCGGAAATGCAGTAGCTTTTGCCTGTGAAGATATAATCCGCAAGATAAGGGTTCAACTGGCCAGTTTCTACAAAATTGCCGAAGCGGAGGTGCAGTATCGCGATAAAAAATTCCAGATTGTTCAAAGAGGAAAGATGCTGGGATTCAAAGAAGCCGTAAAAGTAGTCGCCGATCGCTGCCGTGGTACTTTCATAATGGGAAGCGCCGTAGCGGACATGGTGGATGCGCCGCCGCCATTTGCATTGTGTTGGGCTAAAACGGCATTCTATAAAAAAGAGAACGCAATAAAAGTAACACATATTGTAGAATCAGTGGATATCGGCCGGATGATAAATCCGATGATTGTCAAGGGACAATTGGAGGGGGCGATACAGATGGGTGTCGGCTACGCTTTAATGGAGGATTTGGAGGTGGACAGGTTAACCAAAAAAGTGATTTCTGCGGATCTTTTAAATTATCGGAATCCACTGATATTAGATATGCCGGAAATACATTTATTTGTGGCGGACAGCTATGAACCATTTAGTGCCAACGGTGCGAAAAGCGTGGGAGAACTCGGAATCATACCTGTGGCAGGAGCGATTTGTGATGCAGTGAGTCAAATAAGCGGTCGGGAAATAACCAAGTTCCCACTGAGCCATGAATTCTTTATAAAAAACAGCCGCTATGACGAGTTTTTTGAAGGGGGGATGGAATAA
- a CDS encoding (2Fe-2S)-binding protein has product MNEFYKTICIEVNGVTYQRVVKTSVTLLDFIREDLKLKGTKKSCDNGECGACTVIMNDEIVYSCHVLAVQADGAKIVTIEGISTDASLHPIQEALIDEGAVQCGFCTPGMVLAIKKLLEEHPDPTESQIRYGLAGNICRCTGYVAIENAVKKAAAIMRG; this is encoded by the coding sequence ATGAACGAATTTTATAAGACTATATGTATTGAGGTGAATGGAGTTACCTATCAGCGTGTGGTCAAGACATCCGTAACTCTTTTGGATTTCATCAGAGAAGATTTAAAGTTAAAGGGTACAAAAAAGAGCTGTGACAATGGGGAGTGTGGGGCATGTACGGTAATCATGAACGATGAAATTGTTTACTCATGCCATGTGCTTGCGGTGCAAGCCGACGGAGCAAAAATTGTGACAATTGAGGGGATATCCACGGATGCGTCGCTTCATCCGATTCAGGAGGCTTTGATCGATGAAGGTGCCGTACAGTGCGGTTTTTGTACACCGGGAATGGTTCTTGCCATTAAAAAACTGCTGGAGGAGCATCCTGATCCGACGGAAAGTCAGATACGATATGGCCTGGCGGGTAACATCTGCCGCTGTACCGGTTATGTTGCGATTGAAAATGCAGTAAAGAAGGCTGCCGCTATCATGAGAGGGTGA
- a CDS encoding ABC transporter ATP-binding protein codes for MEKNPLLQVKNLRVSYECGKKKILRDVSFNLEAGEITALLGLNGSGKTTLLKAVCGLLPSTADKWELCSRTARKMTGREISSLVSYIPQKHSIMYHIATVDVVLMGVNPRLRWYQTPTARDRSLAVAMLDYIGLGNKAHEDFLSLSEGQKQMAILARAMVQNAPVMLFDEPDSGLDYENKRLIFEQIRLINREKGYSALLALHDPDYALRYCDRIILLKNGGIEGTINCRQDGIQEILPKLRTLYPRLDMIKYGHSFLTLK; via the coding sequence TTGGAAAAAAATCCTTTGTTGCAGGTGAAAAACCTGCGGGTTTCTTATGAATGTGGAAAGAAGAAAATTTTAAGAGATGTGTCTTTTAACTTGGAGGCCGGTGAGATTACGGCTCTTTTGGGCTTAAATGGCTCGGGAAAAACAACCCTTTTGAAAGCGGTCTGCGGCCTTCTTCCCTCTACGGCTGATAAATGGGAACTCTGCAGCCGAACCGCCAGAAAAATGACAGGGAGGGAGATTTCATCCCTTGTCAGCTATATTCCACAAAAACACAGTATTATGTACCACATTGCTACGGTTGATGTTGTCCTGATGGGAGTGAACCCAAGGCTTAGATGGTATCAGACCCCTACAGCCCGTGACAGAAGCCTGGCTGTAGCAATGCTGGACTACATAGGGCTTGGAAATAAAGCTCACGAAGATTTTCTCTCGCTCAGTGAAGGACAGAAACAGATGGCGATTTTAGCCAGAGCAATGGTACAGAATGCACCTGTTATGCTGTTTGACGAACCGGACAGCGGCCTCGATTATGAAAATAAACGCCTTATATTTGAACAAATCCGCCTTATTAACAGGGAAAAAGGATATAGTGCCTTGCTGGCGCTTCATGATCCTGATTATGCACTGCGATATTGTGACAGAATTATACTCCTGAAAAATGGCGGAATTGAAGGAACAATTAACTGCAGGCAGGATGGAATACAGGAGATCTTACCAAAGCTCAGAACCCTTTATCCAAGGCTGGATATGATTAAATATGGGCACAGTTTTTTGACGCTCAAATAG
- a CDS encoding iron ABC transporter permease: MVFYVSLLVGKYPIAPKEVTGIFRGREMDEMAARVFFTLRFPRTIMAFLAGAGLSVAGSIYQNIFHNPLASPDLIGVSSGANAGAAFAIVCLHGGVALAAGSAFAGGILAVSLAVFLAGTAKRRSAADFVLAGVAVKALSDAFIMTMKYMADPERQLASIDYWSMGSFAGMTADKLKVAGPLVIFAFMGLILLRWRINLLTLSDDEAQMLGVSVHINRIIVLGLTTLMVAASISVTGSISFIGLIAPHIARMAFGKSDFITAVASGIIGGFIILVSDIGARSFSASEIPVSIFTSLIGVPILLWLLSRKEA; this comes from the coding sequence ATGGTATTTTATGTTTCCCTCTTAGTGGGAAAGTATCCAATAGCTCCAAAAGAAGTGACAGGTATTTTTAGGGGACGGGAGATGGATGAAATGGCTGCGAGAGTATTTTTTACTCTCCGTTTCCCCAGGACAATTATGGCATTCTTAGCAGGAGCCGGCCTGAGTGTGGCCGGCTCTATTTATCAGAATATCTTTCACAATCCTTTGGCGTCCCCGGATCTTATTGGAGTTTCCAGTGGAGCCAACGCAGGGGCAGCTTTTGCTATTGTATGCCTGCATGGAGGAGTGGCTTTGGCTGCCGGCAGTGCGTTTGCCGGTGGGATTTTAGCTGTCTCGCTTGCTGTTTTTTTAGCCGGAACGGCAAAGCGGCGCTCCGCAGCTGACTTTGTGCTGGCCGGGGTTGCGGTAAAAGCACTCTCGGATGCTTTTATCATGACCATGAAGTATATGGCGGATCCGGAACGGCAATTGGCATCAATTGATTATTGGTCAATGGGAAGCTTTGCAGGTATGACGGCAGATAAACTTAAGGTGGCCGGACCTCTCGTTATATTTGCATTTATGGGTCTTATACTACTGCGATGGAGGATCAATCTTTTGACGCTTTCCGATGATGAAGCACAAATGCTGGGAGTGTCGGTACATATAAACCGCATCATCGTCCTGGGGCTGACCACGTTGATGGTGGCGGCCAGTATCAGTGTTACCGGGAGCATTTCTTTTATAGGCCTGATTGCCCCTCATATTGCCAGAATGGCATTTGGAAAAAGCGATTTTATAACGGCGGTGGCTTCCGGGATAATTGGCGGGTTCATAATTTTAGTATCTGATATCGGAGCGAGGAGCTTTTCTGCCAGTGAGATACCTGTCAGCATTTTTACCTCACTCATCGGAGTTCCGATTCTATTATGGCTTCTAAGCAGAAAGGAGGCATAA
- a CDS encoding ABC transporter substrate-binding protein — MKKFKYPKRISSLLIAAALAVVSVGCGNGRETAANITEGNTEETTATVTAEQMNLDEDEVETKGITESGQSVERIVSGYYITTSMLIALGLKERIVGIEAKADKRPIYKLAAPELLQLPNVGTAKEFDLEGCVALEPDLVILPQKQAEQADILADLGINSLVVNPESMDELKKTIMSVAEATGASERADQLLTYFDEKTTWLASLAEEDKNQGARPSIYISGNADILRTAGKNMYQNEMIEMAGGINVAEDLTDAGWSNISYEKLLTYNPDYIIISSEADYTKEDVFENDLLKDLKAVQNKAVYEMPYAFEAWDSPVPSGILGSMWLGSIINEEAYPFETFKKDAAAFYNEFYGIEIDSSLITQ; from the coding sequence ATGAAAAAATTTAAGTATCCAAAAAGAATTTCATCACTTTTAATCGCTGCCGCACTGGCAGTCGTGTCAGTGGGGTGCGGTAATGGAAGAGAAACCGCAGCAAATATAACGGAAGGAAACACAGAAGAGACTACGGCCACGGTCACTGCAGAGCAGATGAACCTTGATGAAGATGAAGTAGAAACAAAAGGAATTACTGAATCTGGACAATCGGTCGAAAGAATTGTAAGTGGATATTATATTACCACATCTATGCTCATTGCCCTTGGCCTGAAAGAACGCATTGTTGGCATTGAAGCAAAAGCTGATAAAAGGCCGATCTACAAATTGGCGGCTCCGGAGCTATTGCAGCTTCCAAACGTAGGAACGGCTAAGGAGTTTGATTTGGAGGGATGTGTGGCATTGGAACCAGATTTGGTGATACTTCCTCAAAAACAGGCCGAACAGGCGGATATATTAGCCGATTTGGGAATTAACAGTTTAGTGGTAAATCCCGAGAGCATGGATGAACTTAAAAAGACAATTATGAGTGTAGCCGAAGCAACAGGCGCCAGTGAGCGTGCGGATCAGCTTTTAACATATTTCGATGAAAAAACAACGTGGCTGGCATCGCTCGCGGAAGAAGATAAGAATCAGGGAGCAAGACCATCAATATATATATCCGGCAATGCCGATATTTTACGGACAGCTGGTAAAAACATGTATCAGAATGAAATGATCGAAATGGCTGGAGGTATCAATGTGGCGGAGGATTTGACGGACGCGGGCTGGTCAAATATTTCCTATGAAAAACTGCTGACTTATAATCCTGATTATATCATTATTTCCTCAGAGGCAGATTATACAAAAGAGGATGTTTTTGAAAATGATCTGCTGAAGGATCTGAAAGCCGTACAAAACAAAGCAGTATATGAGATGCCGTATGCTTTTGAAGCGTGGGATTCACCGGTACCGTCCGGAATTCTTGGCAGTATGTGGCTGGGCTCGATTATAAATGAAGAGGCATATCCGTTTGAAACATTTAAAAAAGATGCGGCTGCATTTTATAACGAGTTTTACGGAATAGAGATTGACAGTTCACTTATTACGCAATAA
- a CDS encoding RidA family protein has translation MKKVISTENAPAAIGPYSQAIEVNGIVYTSGQIPVNPATGVIPEGIEAQAEQVMENVKNLLEAAGSSMANVIKTTVFIKDMGEFTKINEIYARYFEGDCPARSCVEVARLPKDVLMEMEAIALK, from the coding sequence ATGAAGAAAGTAATCAGCACAGAAAACGCACCGGCAGCAATCGGACCTTATTCACAGGCGATTGAGGTAAACGGCATTGTCTACACATCCGGCCAGATTCCGGTAAACCCGGCTACAGGCGTAATTCCTGAGGGAATCGAAGCACAGGCCGAGCAGGTGATGGAGAATGTAAAAAACCTTTTAGAGGCGGCAGGTTCCTCAATGGCCAATGTAATCAAGACAACCGTATTTATCAAAGACATGGGCGAATTCACAAAGATTAATGAGATCTATGCCAGATACTTTGAGGGTGACTGCCCGGCACGTTCCTGCGTGGAAGTTGCCAGACTGCCGAAAGATGTTCTGATGGAGATGGAAGCAATTGCTTTAAAATAA
- a CDS encoding S1-like domain-containing RNA-binding protein, producing the protein MIELGKVQELEVLREKEFGVYLGEKEDAEASVLLPKKQVPAGTKTGDRLRVFIYKDSEDRLIATATMPKLQVGETALLKVTDVSKIGAFLDMGLEKELLLPFKEQNHKVRVGEECLVALYVDKSGRLAATTKVYSYMNSNAPYKKDDWVECRVYEINENLGAFVAVDDKYYGLIPKKELFSSCHPGEVLKARVTKVREDGKLDLSLRDKAYLQMDTDVDLVMKVVDEFDGVLPFNDKADPEVIKRELGLSKNAFKRAVGHLLKEGKIEITEKSIKRKGK; encoded by the coding sequence ATGATAGAACTGGGAAAAGTACAGGAACTGGAAGTACTCCGGGAAAAGGAGTTCGGCGTTTACCTGGGTGAGAAGGAGGACGCGGAGGCTTCCGTGCTTCTGCCGAAGAAACAGGTGCCCGCAGGGACAAAGACGGGAGACAGGCTCCGCGTATTTATTTATAAGGATTCGGAGGACCGTCTGATCGCGACGGCAACTATGCCGAAGCTGCAGGTGGGAGAAACCGCGCTCCTTAAGGTGACCGATGTGTCCAAAATAGGTGCATTCCTGGACATGGGTCTGGAAAAAGAACTGCTGCTTCCTTTTAAGGAGCAGAACCATAAGGTGCGTGTCGGTGAAGAATGTCTTGTAGCCCTTTATGTGGACAAGAGCGGCCGGCTGGCGGCGACGACAAAGGTATACTCCTATATGAACAGCAATGCGCCATATAAAAAGGACGACTGGGTAGAATGCCGTGTCTATGAAATCAATGAGAATCTGGGAGCCTTTGTGGCTGTCGATGATAAATATTATGGATTGATCCCGAAGAAGGAACTGTTTTCCAGCTGCCATCCCGGCGAGGTGCTGAAAGCCCGCGTGACGAAAGTCAGGGAAGACGGAAAGCTGGATTTGAGCCTGAGGGATAAAGCATATCTGCAGATGGATACCGATGTGGATCTGGTGATGAAGGTGGTTGATGAGTTTGACGGAGTCCTTCCCTTCAATGACAAAGCGGATCCCGAAGTGATCAAACGGGAACTGGGCCTGAGCAAGAATGCATTTAAGCGAGCCGTAGGACATCTCTTAAAAGAAGGTAAAATAGAGATAACAGAAAAAAGTATCAAAAGAAAAGGAAAGTGA
- a CDS encoding acyl-ACP thioesterase domain-containing protein, protein MYTFESRVRYSEMDENGRLSVTGIMNYLQDCSTFQSEDLKLGLSYLYDKKRAWWLNTWQILIDRCPGLGERIRISTWPYGFRGIYGYRNFTITDLDGNYLVRADSCWFFYDLEKNCPARVTEDEIRGYGQGEEKLPLPAAPRKILLPKDYVGGEPVTAARHHIDTNQHVNNAQYVEIARELLPEKFAVRELRTEYKKAAVLGDVMYPKIGRIPEGYVVSLQDVSGNVFANIWLAEKREDE, encoded by the coding sequence ATGTATACATTTGAAAGCAGAGTGCGGTACAGCGAGATGGATGAGAACGGCCGCCTGTCGGTGACTGGGATTATGAATTATCTGCAGGACTGTTCTACATTCCAGTCGGAAGATTTGAAACTGGGACTTTCTTATCTGTACGATAAGAAGAGGGCCTGGTGGCTGAATACGTGGCAGATTCTGATTGACCGTTGTCCGGGGCTTGGCGAGCGTATCAGGATATCAACCTGGCCTTACGGTTTCAGGGGAATCTATGGATACCGGAACTTTACGATTACCGATTTGGATGGAAACTATCTTGTGAGGGCGGATTCCTGCTGGTTTTTCTATGATTTGGAGAAGAACTGCCCGGCCAGGGTGACCGAGGATGAAATACGGGGATATGGGCAGGGGGAGGAGAAACTTCCGCTTCCGGCTGCGCCGAGAAAAATCCTTTTGCCAAAAGATTACGTGGGCGGGGAACCGGTCACGGCGGCAAGACATCATATTGATACGAACCAGCATGTGAATAATGCGCAGTATGTGGAGATTGCCAGGGAGCTTCTGCCTGAGAAATTCGCAGTCCGGGAACTGAGGACGGAATATAAGAAGGCCGCGGTGCTCGGAGACGTGATGTATCCGAAGATAGGAAGAATTCCGGAGGGATATGTGGTGTCTTTACAGGACGTTTCCGGGAATGTGTTTGCCAACATATGGCTGGCTGAGAAAAGAGAGGACGAATGA
- a CDS encoding DUF1700 domain-containing protein, whose translation MRKSEFLQELKDALQGEVSDRVLQENLRYYDNYISQETSAGRSEEEVIEEIGGPRLIARTIIDSSEAAGDIPGQSEGYYESQGGGYRQQESRSSSSFHYFDLNKWYWKLLLLVVVGLFMFLVITVLGGIFALLMRFAGPLILIWLIYMFIKGMKR comes from the coding sequence ATGAGAAAATCAGAATTTTTACAGGAGCTTAAGGATGCTCTGCAGGGGGAGGTTTCCGACAGAGTTTTGCAGGAGAACCTGAGATATTATGACAATTATATTTCTCAGGAGACATCGGCAGGACGCAGTGAGGAGGAAGTGATCGAGGAGATCGGCGGCCCAAGGCTGATCGCCAGGACAATCATCGACAGCAGCGAGGCGGCCGGTGATATACCGGGACAGAGTGAAGGTTACTATGAAAGCCAGGGAGGCGGATACAGGCAGCAGGAGAGCCGCAGCAGTTCTAGTTTCCACTATTTTGATCTGAATAAATGGTATTGGAAACTTCTGCTTCTGGTGGTCGTGGGTCTTTTTATGTTTCTCGTCATCACGGTACTCGGCGGGATATTCGCCCTGCTGATGCGCTTTGCGGGTCCGCTGATTCTGATTTGGCTGATTTATATGTTTATTAAGGGGATGAAAAGATAA
- a CDS encoding fructose-1,6-bisphosphatase, with protein MRDLAYLKLMSREYPTVEAASSEIVNLMAICGLPKGTEYFFSDLHGEYEAFIHLLRSSSGIIREKIKETFGHIVSEEDEIQLANLIYYPDRQIAKLKQEQRYTEDWQRIALYRLVQICKEVSSKYSRSKVRKKMPPEFAYAIDELLHVDYNDDNKKVYYSEIIRSIIDIEMADSFIIALCRLIQNLTIDNLHIIGDIFDRGPRADIIMEELMQFHDVDIQWGNHDISWMGASTGNPACICNVLRIAISYNGFDVLEDGYGINIRPLSMFAARVYHDDPCARFMPRILDQNIYDAVDPGLAAKMHKAIAVIQFKVEGQIIKRHPEYEMDSRILLTAIDYEKGTVTIEGKEYPMMDMNFPTIDPADPLKLSKEEEELLHTLTLSFCHSSLLHKHIKFLYSNGSMYKCCNSNLLYHGCIPMKEDGSFDEMVVDGRGYRGKELMDFIDRQVKNAYFLPDSAPDKEASRDFMWYLWCGAKSPVFGKDKMTTFEHYFVEDREASREKMNPYYKLSVREEYCDRILEEFGLLTTGSHIINGHVPVKIKDGETPIKAGGKLFIIDGGLSKAYQGTTGIAGYTLIFNSRHLALAEHKPFDPKKESTPRVSIVEKMQKRIMVADTDDGKELARRIEDLKELVAAYRKGALKERIR; from the coding sequence ATGAGAGATCTGGCATACCTGAAACTGATGTCACGTGAGTATCCGACCGTTGAAGCGGCGTCGAGCGAGATTGTGAATCTGATGGCAATCTGCGGACTGCCGAAAGGGACAGAGTATTTTTTCAGCGATCTGCATGGGGAGTATGAGGCTTTTATCCATCTGCTCCGCAGTTCCTCCGGTATTATCCGCGAGAAGATTAAAGAGACATTCGGCCATATTGTTTCCGAGGAAGATGAGATACAATTGGCGAACCTGATTTATTACCCGGACAGGCAGATTGCAAAGCTCAAACAGGAGCAGAGATACACGGAAGACTGGCAGAGGATTGCCCTCTACCGTCTTGTACAGATCTGCAAGGAGGTTTCTTCCAAGTACAGCCGTTCCAAGGTCCGCAAGAAGATGCCGCCGGAGTTTGCCTATGCGATCGATGAACTTCTCCATGTGGATTACAATGATGACAACAAGAAGGTGTATTACAGTGAAATTATTCGCTCCATCATTGATATCGAGATGGCGGACAGCTTCATTATTGCCCTGTGCCGCCTGATTCAGAATCTGACCATCGATAATCTCCATATCATCGGTGATATTTTTGACAGAGGGCCAAGGGCTGATATTATTATGGAAGAGCTGATGCAGTTCCACGATGTGGATATCCAGTGGGGAAACCACGACATATCCTGGATGGGGGCCTCCACCGGCAATCCGGCCTGCATCTGCAATGTGTTAAGGATTGCAATCAGCTACAATGGTTTCGACGTGCTGGAGGACGGCTATGGGATTAATATCAGACCGCTCTCCATGTTTGCGGCCAGAGTATACCACGATGACCCGTGCGCGCGTTTTATGCCGCGTATTCTGGATCAGAATATCTACGATGCCGTGGATCCGGGACTGGCGGCCAAGATGCATAAGGCGATTGCCGTCATCCAGTTTAAAGTAGAGGGGCAGATTATCAAGCGCCATCCCGAATATGAGATGGACAGCCGGATTCTTCTGACGGCCATTGATTATGAAAAGGGGACCGTGACGATAGAGGGAAAAGAATACCCGATGATGGACATGAACTTCCCAACCATCGATCCGGCCGACCCGCTGAAGCTTTCCAAGGAAGAGGAGGAGCTTTTACATACGCTGACGCTGTCATTCTGCCACAGCTCTCTTCTCCACAAGCACATTAAATTCCTGTACTCCAACGGCAGCATGTACAAGTGCTGTAATTCAAACCTGCTGTACCACGGATGTATCCCGATGAAGGAAGACGGCAGTTTTGACGAAATGGTGGTGGACGGAAGAGGCTACCGTGGAAAAGAACTGATGGATTTTATCGACAGACAGGTCAAGAATGCGTATTTTCTGCCGGACAGCGCCCCTGATAAAGAGGCCAGCCGCGATTTTATGTGGTACCTGTGGTGCGGCGCCAAGTCGCCTGTTTTTGGAAAAGACAAGATGACCACGTTTGAACACTATTTTGTGGAGGACCGGGAAGCGTCCAGGGAGAAGATGAATCCCTATTATAAGCTGAGCGTCCGGGAGGAATACTGTGACAGGATACTGGAGGAATTCGGCCTTTTAACAACCGGTTCCCATATTATCAACGGACATGTGCCGGTGAAGATTAAGGACGGCGAGACTCCCATCAAGGCGGGAGGAAAGCTGTTTATTATTGATGGAGGACTCTCCAAAGCCTATCAGGGAACAACGGGGATTGCCGGATACACACTTATTTTTAATTCCAGGCATCTGGCCCTGGCGGAGCATAAGCCATTCGATCCGAAGAAAGAGAGCACACCGCGCGTCAGCATTGTGGAGAAGATGCAAAAGAGGATCATGGTGGCCGATACGGACGACGGTAAAGAACTGGCTCGGAGAATAGAAGACTTGAAAGAACTTGTGGCAGCTTACCGGAAGGGCGCCCTGAAGGAGAGAATCCGGTAA